From Paracoccus suum, the proteins below share one genomic window:
- a CDS encoding L,D-transpeptidase family protein gives MPVWIGLALLGGTGWASALAVAPRLTFSPEELALAQGVVRSPGLAAFYGANGLRPVFTGPEARARRAALLAAVETAPQHGLPAWRYHPEVLRQHLDDDRTDPALEAQLAGIFALWVQDVSAGILDPRKLSPAIKRAGEGANLAPVLAEFAAAPDPVSVLAAVEPSAPQYMALREALARARGVSAPEGTPEAPAAPGGAAWRAGDRDPSLPALRARLAATGFDAGTAADPTVYDEGLAQAVAAYQKAVGLPDDGIAGARTIARLNAPPSAGPRDLLVAMERWRWLPDDLNEGQSRHIWVNLPTFTAAIVDQADKVTFQTRVVIGKTDGDMQTPEFSDRMEFVVANPRWNVPRSITVKEYLPKLKQNPSAASHLDIVNGAGKVIPRSQIDFGRYTAANFPYRMRQKPSEDNALGIVKFLFPNPWNIYLHDTPSKGLFSAGRRAFSHGCVRIGDPVDLARALLSEQSADPAKTFSAALRGGNERYLTLKPSVPIHLVYFTVLPDANGMMRRYPDIYGRDAAVWAGLSRALTPPTAPEAMASND, from the coding sequence ATGCCGGTTTGGATCGGGCTGGCGCTGCTCGGCGGCACCGGTTGGGCGTCGGCACTCGCCGTCGCGCCGCGGCTGACCTTTTCCCCGGAGGAGTTGGCCTTGGCCCAAGGCGTCGTGCGCTCGCCGGGTCTCGCGGCATTCTATGGTGCGAACGGTCTGCGTCCGGTGTTCACCGGACCCGAGGCGCGGGCGCGCCGCGCGGCTCTGCTGGCTGCGGTCGAGACCGCGCCGCAGCACGGACTGCCGGCCTGGCGCTATCATCCCGAGGTCCTGCGCCAACACCTCGACGACGACCGTACCGACCCGGCGCTCGAGGCGCAGCTGGCGGGGATCTTTGCCCTTTGGGTGCAGGACGTGTCTGCCGGCATTCTCGATCCGCGCAAGCTGTCCCCGGCCATCAAGCGCGCGGGCGAGGGTGCCAACCTTGCCCCCGTCTTGGCCGAGTTCGCCGCGGCGCCCGATCCAGTGAGCGTGCTGGCGGCAGTTGAGCCCTCTGCACCGCAATACATGGCGCTGCGCGAGGCACTCGCCCGGGCCCGCGGCGTAAGCGCGCCCGAGGGCACGCCCGAGGCCCCAGCGGCGCCGGGTGGCGCCGCCTGGCGCGCGGGCGATCGCGACCCCTCGCTGCCTGCCTTGCGCGCCCGCCTTGCCGCGACCGGCTTTGACGCGGGCACGGCAGCCGATCCGACCGTCTATGACGAAGGCCTCGCCCAGGCCGTCGCCGCATACCAGAAGGCCGTTGGCCTGCCGGACGACGGCATCGCCGGGGCGCGAACGATCGCCCGCCTGAATGCCCCGCCCAGTGCCGGGCCGCGGGACTTGCTGGTGGCGATGGAGCGTTGGCGTTGGCTGCCCGACGATCTGAACGAGGGCCAGTCGCGCCACATCTGGGTCAATCTGCCGACCTTTACCGCTGCCATTGTCGACCAAGCGGACAAGGTCACCTTCCAGACGCGGGTCGTGATCGGCAAGACTGACGGCGACATGCAGACGCCTGAGTTCAGCGACCGCATGGAATTTGTCGTCGCCAACCCACGCTGGAACGTCCCGCGCTCGATCACCGTCAAGGAATACCTGCCAAAGCTGAAGCAGAACCCGAGTGCGGCCAGTCATCTGGATATCGTCAACGGCGCGGGCAAGGTGATCCCGCGCAGCCAGATCGATTTCGGCCGCTACACGGCGGCAAACTTTCCCTATCGGATGCGCCAAAAACCCAGCGAGGACAATGCGTTGGGCATCGTGAAGTTCCTGTTCCCCAATCCCTGGAACATTTACCTGCACGACACCCCGTCCAAGGGCCTGTTCAGCGCCGGGCGCCGGGCGTTCTCGCATGGTTGCGTGCGGATCGGCGATCCGGTGGACCTTGCCCGTGCGCTGCTCTCCGAGCAGTCGGCGGACCCCGCCAAGACATTTTCCGCGGCCCTGCGCGGCGGAAACGAGCGGTATCTGACGCTGAAACCTTCGGTGCCCATCCACCTCGTCTATTTTACGGTCCTGCCGGACGCGAATGGCATGATGCGGCGCTATCCGGACATCTATGGCCGCGATGCGGCTGTGTGGGCGGGTCTGTCGCGGGCGTTGACCCCGCCGACGGCGCCCGAGGCAATGGCTTCGAACGACTGA
- a CDS encoding UDP-3-O-(3-hydroxymyristoyl)glucosamine N-acyltransferase, with amino-acid sequence MSITISELAHALGARFWGDGSLIVTGAAEPAEAGPGRIALALNPKYAAALQPGAAAIISEGMDPQALGLSAAIFAARPRLAMAGLTQAFDPGPDIAPGIHPSAIIDPSAQVPADAAIGPFAVIGPDVTIGRGARIAAHVSIGRQTNIGDGALILAGARIGARVTAGAELIVQPGAVIGADGFSFVTEVPSAAEDARAALGQGAVRSPEAARWHRIHSLGSVVLGDRVEVGANSTIDRGTIRATRIGDGTKLDNLVQVGHNVEVGRDCLLCGQVGVAGSARIGDRVILGGQCGVSDNIFVGSDVVAGGATKIYSNVPAGRVILGHPAMRIESEIEIRKALRRLPRLFQRVARLEGGGAQVSTDEQDPQTGGDR; translated from the coding sequence ATGTCGATCACCATCTCTGAACTGGCCCATGCGCTCGGCGCCCGATTCTGGGGCGACGGCAGCCTGATCGTGACCGGCGCGGCCGAGCCGGCCGAGGCGGGCCCCGGGCGTATCGCATTGGCACTGAACCCAAAATATGCCGCGGCCTTGCAGCCCGGCGCGGCGGCGATCATCAGCGAGGGGATGGACCCTCAGGCGCTTGGCCTCTCTGCCGCGATCTTTGCGGCACGCCCACGGTTGGCGATGGCCGGGCTGACGCAGGCGTTTGATCCCGGGCCCGACATCGCGCCGGGGATTCACCCCAGCGCCATCATCGACCCTTCCGCGCAGGTCCCCGCGGACGCCGCCATCGGCCCGTTCGCGGTCATCGGTCCCGACGTCACCATTGGCCGCGGCGCGCGCATTGCCGCGCATGTCAGCATCGGGCGGCAAACCAATATTGGCGACGGCGCCCTGATCCTCGCCGGCGCGCGCATCGGTGCGCGGGTCACCGCGGGGGCCGAGTTGATCGTCCAGCCCGGCGCGGTGATCGGCGCCGACGGCTTTTCCTTTGTCACCGAGGTGCCCTCGGCGGCCGAGGATGCGCGCGCGGCGCTCGGGCAGGGCGCTGTCCGCAGCCCGGAGGCAGCGCGGTGGCACCGGATTCATTCGCTCGGCAGCGTCGTCCTCGGCGACCGGGTCGAGGTCGGCGCCAACAGCACCATCGACCGCGGCACCATCCGCGCGACCCGCATCGGCGATGGCACCAAGCTCGATAACCTCGTTCAGGTCGGCCATAACGTCGAGGTCGGACGCGACTGCCTGCTGTGCGGGCAGGTTGGCGTCGCCGGCAGCGCGCGGATCGGCGACCGGGTGATCCTCGGCGGGCAGTGCGGCGTCAGTGACAATATCTTTGTCGGCAGCGACGTGGTCGCTGGCGGCGCCACCAAAATCTATAGCAACGTGCCCGCCGGGAGGGTCATCCTTGGCCACCCGGCGATGCGCATCGAATCAGAGATCGAGATCCGCAAGGCCCTGCGCCGGCTGCCGCGCCTGTTCCAGCGCGTCGCGCGGCTGGAAGGCGGCGGCGCGCAGGTATCAACCGACGAGCAAGACCCCCAGACCGGAGGCGACCGATGA
- a CDS encoding acyl carrier protein, with translation MSQTRDRIIQIIAEQAMLDPGEVDMAMTPSDLGIDSLGLVEAIFALEEAFDITVPFNANEPDKSDFDISSVGAIVGAVERLVAAKGA, from the coding sequence ATGAGCCAGACCAGGGACCGCATCATTCAGATCATCGCCGAGCAGGCGATGCTCGATCCCGGTGAGGTCGACATGGCTATGACGCCGTCCGACCTTGGGATCGACAGTCTGGGACTGGTAGAGGCGATCTTCGCGCTCGAGGAGGCGTTCGACATCACCGTGCCCTTCAACGCCAACGAGCCGGACAAGTCGGATTTTGACATCTCGTCGGTCGGAGCGATCGTAGGTGCGGTCGAGCGGCTCGTCGCCGCCAAGGGCGCATGA
- a CDS encoding beta-ketoacyl-[acyl-carrier-protein] synthase family protein, which yields MRRVAITGTGTINALGHDVPATLAAFREGRCGISQLNFRDVDRLAIQIGAQIHDWTPEAYFNRQQITLYDKFTQFTLLAAKQAVAEAGLTFEGRIGLTSGVILGTAGGGLNTWDENYRVVYEEGKNRVHPFVVPKLMNNAAASHVSMEFGLRGPAFTVATACASSNHAMGLAFQMIRSGAATVMLTGGSEAMLCFGGVKAWEGLRVMSRDACRPFSGNRNGMVQGEGAGVFVFEDWDHARARGANILAEVVGFAMTADAQDIVMPSAQGAERAIAGAMEDARINPEAVGYINAHGTGTAANDKTECAAVSHAFGHHADKLMISSTKAMHGHVIGGTGAIELLACIMALRDGIVAPTIGYEEPDPECALDVVPNTARDARVDVVLSNAFAFGGLNAVLALRRA from the coding sequence CTGCGCCGCGTCGCGATCACCGGGACGGGCACCATCAATGCGCTGGGCCACGACGTGCCAGCCACCCTCGCCGCCTTTCGCGAGGGGCGCTGCGGCATCAGCCAGCTGAACTTCCGCGACGTCGACCGGCTGGCGATCCAGATCGGCGCGCAGATCCACGACTGGACTCCCGAAGCCTATTTCAACCGCCAGCAGATCACCCTCTACGACAAGTTCACCCAGTTCACGCTGCTTGCAGCCAAGCAGGCGGTGGCCGAGGCCGGCCTGACCTTCGAGGGGCGGATCGGGCTCACCTCGGGCGTGATCCTGGGGACTGCAGGCGGCGGCCTGAACACCTGGGATGAAAACTACCGGGTGGTCTACGAGGAGGGTAAGAACCGCGTTCACCCCTTTGTCGTGCCCAAGCTGATGAACAACGCCGCCGCCAGCCATGTCAGCATGGAGTTTGGCCTTCGTGGCCCCGCCTTCACGGTCGCGACCGCCTGCGCCTCCAGCAACCATGCCATGGGATTGGCCTTCCAGATGATCCGCTCGGGCGCGGCGACGGTCATGCTCACCGGTGGGTCGGAGGCGATGCTCTGCTTCGGCGGTGTCAAGGCGTGGGAGGGGCTGCGCGTGATGTCCCGCGACGCCTGCCGCCCGTTCAGCGGTAACCGCAACGGCATGGTCCAGGGCGAGGGCGCCGGGGTCTTTGTGTTCGAGGACTGGGATCACGCCCGCGCCCGCGGCGCGAACATCCTGGCCGAGGTGGTGGGCTTTGCCATGACCGCCGATGCGCAGGACATCGTCATGCCTTCGGCCCAGGGTGCCGAGCGCGCCATTGCCGGAGCGATGGAGGATGCCCGCATCAACCCCGAGGCGGTCGGCTATATCAACGCCCATGGCACGGGCACGGCGGCCAATGACAAGACGGAATGCGCGGCGGTCTCGCACGCCTTCGGTCATCATGCCGACAAGCTGATGATCAGCTCGACCAAGGCGATGCATGGCCATGTCATCGGCGGGACCGGCGCGATCGAGCTGTTGGCGTGCATCATGGCGCTGCGCGATGGAATCGTCGCCCCGACCATCGGCTATGAAGAGCCGGACCCGGAATGTGCGCTGGACGTGGTGCCCAATACCGCCCGCGACGCGCGGGTGGACGTGGTGCTGTCGAACGCCTTTGCCTTTGGCGGCCTGAACGCGGTCCTGGCCTTGCGCCGGGCTTGA
- a CDS encoding glutamate-5-semialdehyde dehydrogenase, whose amino-acid sequence MPQDAAELIHDMARAAREAALLLANTSAERKHAALISAADAMRAGEDAILIANAEDLVAAEAKGLSPAMLDRLTLDSGRIAAMSEGLRAIAEQPDPVGRVLAEWDRPNGLHIRRVATPIGALGVIYESRPNVTADAGALALKSGNAVILRGGSESSNSSAAIHACMVQGLRAANLPAAAIQLVPTTDRAAVGAMLAAQGLIDVIIPRGGKNLVARVQAEARVPVFAHLEGICHIYVDGAADPDKAGRVVMNAKTRRTGVCGAAECLLIDWRYYTKYGPALIEALLAAGVEVRAEGELAKVPGTTRARADDFGREFLDMIIATKLVDGVGEAIEHIRRHGSGHTEAILTEDAGTAQAFFDGLDSAILMHNASTQFADGGEFGMGAEIGIATGKLHARGPVGAEQLTSFKYLVIGDGTVR is encoded by the coding sequence ATGCCGCAAGACGCCGCCGAACTGATCCATGACATGGCCCGCGCCGCCCGCGAGGCCGCCCTGCTGCTGGCGAATACCTCGGCCGAGCGCAAGCACGCGGCCCTGATCTCGGCTGCCGACGCCATGCGCGCGGGCGAGGATGCGATCCTGATAGCCAATGCCGAGGATCTGGTCGCCGCCGAGGCCAAGGGCCTGTCGCCGGCGATGCTGGACCGGCTGACGCTGGATTCGGGCCGGATCGCCGCCATGTCGGAGGGACTGCGCGCCATCGCCGAACAGCCCGATCCTGTCGGGCGCGTGCTGGCCGAATGGGATCGGCCGAATGGGCTGCACATCCGCCGCGTCGCGACCCCGATCGGGGCTCTGGGCGTGATCTACGAGAGCCGCCCGAACGTCACCGCCGACGCCGGCGCCCTCGCGCTGAAGTCGGGTAATGCCGTCATCCTGCGCGGCGGCTCGGAGAGCAGCAATTCCAGCGCGGCGATCCATGCCTGCATGGTGCAAGGCCTGCGCGCGGCGAACCTGCCGGCGGCGGCGATCCAGCTGGTGCCGACCACGGACCGCGCGGCGGTCGGGGCGATGCTGGCGGCGCAGGGGCTGATCGACGTCATCATCCCGCGCGGCGGCAAGAACCTGGTCGCGCGGGTGCAGGCCGAGGCGCGGGTGCCGGTCTTCGCCCACCTCGAGGGAATCTGTCACATCTATGTCGATGGCGCCGCCGACCCGGACAAGGCTGGCCGCGTGGTCATGAATGCCAAGACCCGCCGCACGGGCGTATGTGGGGCGGCGGAATGCCTGCTGATCGATTGGCGCTATTACACCAAGTACGGCCCGGCGCTGATCGAAGCATTGCTTGCGGCGGGGGTAGAGGTCCGGGCCGAGGGCGAACTGGCCAAGGTGCCCGGCACCACGCGCGCCCGAGCCGATGATTTCGGCCGCGAGTTCCTCGACATGATCATCGCGACCAAGCTGGTCGATGGCGTCGGGGAGGCGATTGAGCATATCCGCCGCCACGGCTCGGGCCACACCGAGGCGATCCTGACCGAGGATGCGGGCACGGCCCAGGCGTTTTTTGATGGCCTCGACAGTGCCATCCTGATGCACAACGCCTCGACCCAGTTCGCCGATGGCGGCGAGTTCGGCATGGGGGCAGAGATCGGCATCGCCACAGGCAAGCTGCACGCCCGCGGTCCGGTCGGTGCCGAGCAACTGACGAGCTTCAAGTATCTGGTCATTGGCGATGGCACGGTGAGGTAA
- a CDS encoding DUF72 domain-containing protein: MIRIGVGGWNFPEWRGGAFYPDGLRQADELAHMASRLNAVEVNGTFYRSQSPQTYRAWADATPKDFSFALKAPRYATNRKVLAEAGESVTRFTEGGLAELGDKLGPINWQLAPTKKFERDDFARFLDLLPQTGGGLPLRHAVEVRHESFLDPAFAPLCTERGVAIILDGDSTYPSIDSPTADFAYLRIMGTTAGEALGYSEAALDRWAQYARGLQGDVWMFVIAGEKRLNPRAAEALSARI; this comes from the coding sequence ATGATCCGCATTGGCGTCGGCGGCTGGAATTTTCCCGAATGGCGCGGTGGCGCCTTTTACCCGGACGGCCTGCGCCAGGCGGACGAGTTGGCCCATATGGCCAGCCGGCTGAACGCGGTCGAGGTGAACGGGACCTTCTACCGCAGCCAGTCGCCCCAAACCTATCGCGCCTGGGCGGATGCCACGCCAAAGGATTTCAGCTTCGCGCTCAAGGCCCCGCGCTATGCCACCAATCGCAAGGTGCTGGCCGAGGCCGGGGAAAGCGTCACGCGCTTCACCGAGGGGGGCCTGGCTGAGCTGGGGGACAAGCTGGGTCCGATCAACTGGCAGCTCGCCCCGACCAAGAAGTTCGAGCGTGACGATTTCGCGCGGTTTCTCGACCTGCTGCCGCAGACTGGTGGCGGGCTGCCGCTGCGCCACGCGGTCGAGGTCCGGCACGAGAGCTTCCTCGACCCCGCTTTCGCGCCGCTCTGCACCGAGCGGGGGGTGGCCATCATCCTCGACGGGGATAGCACCTATCCGTCGATTGACAGCCCGACCGCGGATTTCGCCTACCTGCGGATCATGGGCACGACCGCGGGCGAGGCGCTGGGCTATTCCGAAGCAGCGCTCGACCGCTGGGCCCAATACGCGCGCGGGCTGCAAGGGGATGTCTGGATGTTCGTCATCGCCGGCGAAAAGCGGCTGAACCCGCGTGCGGCCGAGGCGCTTAGCGCAAGAATTTAG
- a CDS encoding Na+/H+ antiporter subunit G: MIAGLTDLLIAALLVIGGIFGLVGSWGLIRLPSTMTRLHAPTKATTLGVGGVLIASMIYFGRMGDAWGHELLITLFLLLTAPISCQFIAKSVIHRATPRSELPPTATGADWATVALGTDTGAGAGEWSAAAGEVDDRKAVDAPRA, encoded by the coding sequence ATGATCGCCGGGCTGACCGACCTGCTGATTGCCGCGCTGCTGGTGATCGGCGGCATCTTCGGGCTGGTCGGCAGCTGGGGGCTGATCCGGCTGCCGAGCACGATGACCCGCCTGCACGCCCCCACAAAGGCGACCACGCTAGGGGTCGGCGGCGTGCTGATCGCCTCGATGATCTACTTCGGCCGCATGGGCGATGCCTGGGGGCACGAACTGCTGATCACCCTCTTCCTGCTGCTGACCGCGCCGATCAGTTGCCAGTTCATCGCCAAGAGCGTCATTCACCGCGCGACCCCGCGGAGCGAGTTGCCGCCAACCGCCACCGGCGCCGACTGGGCGACCGTCGCCCTCGGCACGGACACCGGCGCCGGCGCCGGCGAGTGGTCGGCAGCGGCCGGAGAAGTCGACGACCGGAAAGCCGTGGACGCACCCCGCGCCTAA
- a CDS encoding K+/H+ antiporter subunit F, protein MLNAALYFATASFSLGLVFNAWRIMRAEGVPDRVLALDTMTVNAIALIVLAGIASGRGVLFEIALLFAMTGFVGTVAYSRFMLRGDLIE, encoded by the coding sequence CTGCTCAATGCCGCGCTGTATTTCGCCACTGCCAGCTTCAGCCTCGGCCTCGTGTTCAACGCCTGGCGTATCATGCGTGCCGAGGGCGTCCCCGACAGGGTACTGGCGCTCGACACCATGACCGTCAACGCCATCGCGCTGATCGTCCTTGCCGGCATCGCCTCCGGCCGCGGCGTGCTGTTCGAGATCGCGCTGCTGTTCGCCATGACCGGCTTTGTCGGCACGGTCGCCTATTCGCGCTTCATGCTGCGCGGGGATCTGATCGAATGA
- a CDS encoding Na+/H+ antiporter subunit E: MRRWLPNPGLSLLVLATWCALAGSLSVNSLVFGAILGAIIPLAVAPFWPESLSIRSLPRAASYAMLVLWDICVANVVVARIVLFMPVRDLRPAWVTVPLRLTNPEAIIILSGTITMTPGTLTADLAADGRSLLVHCLHAPDPDAVRDDIINRYEARLLEFMQ, translated from the coding sequence ATGAGGCGCTGGCTGCCCAACCCGGGCCTCAGCCTGCTGGTCCTCGCAACCTGGTGCGCGCTCGCCGGCAGCCTGTCGGTCAACTCGCTCGTTTTTGGCGCCATCCTCGGCGCTATCATCCCCCTCGCCGTGGCCCCGTTCTGGCCCGAGAGCCTCAGCATCCGCAGCCTGCCCCGCGCTGCGAGCTATGCCATGCTGGTGCTCTGGGACATCTGCGTCGCCAACGTTGTGGTCGCGCGAATCGTGCTGTTCATGCCGGTGCGCGATCTGCGCCCCGCTTGGGTAACCGTGCCGTTGCGCCTGACCAACCCCGAAGCGATCATCATCCTGTCGGGGACGATCACGATGACCCCCGGCACTCTGACCGCCGACCTGGCGGCCGACGGACGCAGCCTGCTGGTCCACTGCCTGCACGCGCCGGACCCCGATGCCGTGCGGGACGACATCATCAACCGCTACGAAGCCCGCCTGCTGGAGTTTATGCAATGA
- a CDS encoding monovalent cation/H+ antiporter subunit D: MQHLPVVPIVLPAVSGALMLLAMRADLPGKRTFSIATMILLGTVAVLLLMQPPPLVYRLGDWPAPFGIVLQIDRLAAMLLALNALLGLAVALYAVGTGWDKRGAHFHSLLMFQMMGLNGAFVTGDAFNLFVFFEVMLIASYGLMVHGGGAARVKAGVQYVVVNLAGSALFLFALGTVYAVTGTLNMADIGLKAAEVPHDGLIRAGAVMLMLVFAVKAAVVPLHFWLPATYENAPGPVAALFAIMTKVGVYAMLRSLTLMFPFDSAIGAMLAEGLRIAAGLTLITGMVGLFGARDFGRVVTWSVIGSIGTLLLAVSAGRPEATAASLYYLVHSTLAGAVLFLLGDMIVARRGTLRLVPAGRLAQGGLLAAMTMAAAVAMAGMPPLSGFIGKLLILQALPDQWGLWLLILATSLLAIMGFARAGSTIFWATDSSEAPAHPAQPLGFVAIGLLIAALTVWTLAAGVIQPWLDGAAAALHAPAALTRAVLS, from the coding sequence ATCCAGCACCTGCCTGTCGTCCCGATCGTGCTGCCGGCCGTCTCCGGTGCCCTGATGCTGCTGGCGATGCGTGCCGATCTGCCGGGCAAGCGCACATTCTCCATCGCGACGATGATCCTACTCGGCACGGTCGCCGTGCTGCTGTTGATGCAGCCACCGCCGCTGGTCTATCGCCTGGGTGACTGGCCCGCCCCGTTCGGCATCGTGCTGCAGATCGACCGGCTGGCCGCGATGTTGCTGGCGCTGAACGCGCTGCTGGGGCTGGCCGTCGCGCTTTATGCTGTCGGCACCGGCTGGGACAAGCGCGGGGCGCATTTCCACTCGCTGCTGATGTTCCAGATGATGGGACTGAACGGCGCCTTCGTTACGGGCGACGCCTTCAACCTGTTCGTCTTCTTCGAGGTGATGCTGATCGCATCCTACGGCCTGATGGTCCATGGCGGCGGCGCTGCGCGGGTCAAGGCGGGCGTGCAGTATGTGGTCGTGAACCTCGCCGGCTCTGCCCTGTTCCTGTTCGCGCTCGGCACGGTCTACGCTGTGACCGGGACGCTCAACATGGCCGACATCGGGTTGAAGGCGGCGGAGGTTCCCCATGACGGGCTGATCCGCGCGGGCGCGGTGATGCTGATGTTGGTCTTTGCCGTCAAGGCGGCGGTCGTGCCGCTGCATTTCTGGCTGCCCGCCACTTACGAGAATGCACCGGGCCCAGTGGCAGCCCTGTTTGCCATCATGACCAAGGTCGGCGTCTACGCCATGCTGCGCAGCCTGACGCTGATGTTTCCGTTCGACAGCGCCATCGGTGCGATGCTGGCCGAGGGGCTGCGGATCGCCGCCGGGCTGACTCTGATCACCGGCATGGTCGGGCTGTTCGGGGCGCGCGATTTCGGCCGTGTGGTGACCTGGTCGGTGATCGGTTCCATCGGCACTTTGCTTCTGGCCGTCAGCGCCGGCCGCCCCGAGGCAACCGCCGCCAGCCTCTATTATCTGGTCCATTCGACCCTCGCGGGCGCAGTGCTGTTCCTGCTGGGCGACATGATCGTGGCGCGCCGCGGGACGCTACGGCTGGTCCCGGCGGGGCGGCTGGCGCAGGGCGGCCTTCTGGCAGCGATGACCATGGCCGCGGCCGTCGCCATGGCCGGTATGCCGCCCTTGTCGGGCTTCATCGGCAAGCTACTGATCCTGCAGGCCCTGCCCGACCAGTGGGGCCTGTGGCTGCTGATTCTCGCGACCTCGCTGCTGGCGATCATGGGCTTTGCTCGCGCCGGTAGCACCATTTTCTGGGCCACTGACTCGTCCGAGGCGCCCGCACATCCCGCGCAACCGCTGGGCTTTGTCGCCATCGGCCTGCTGATCGCGGCACTGACGGTTTGGACGCTGGCCGCCGGCGTGATCCAGCCCTGGCTGGACGGAGCAGCGGCGGCGCTGCACGCCCCGGCCGCCCTGACCCGTGCGGTGCTGTCATGA
- a CDS encoding Na+/H+ antiporter subunit C produces the protein MEILLATAIGWFTAVAVYLVLRRRVFPVILGMTMLSYAVNVFLFATGGLVVGAPPLLEGKVAGPGPMTDPLPQALVLTAIVISFGMTAVVVMMSLGAWFQSGSDRVDLDEAEPAAEAPQPEGRA, from the coding sequence ATGGAAATCCTGCTCGCCACCGCCATTGGCTGGTTCACTGCAGTCGCCGTCTACTTGGTCCTGCGCCGCCGGGTGTTTCCGGTGATCCTTGGCATGACCATGCTCAGCTATGCAGTGAACGTGTTTCTGTTCGCGACGGGCGGGCTGGTCGTCGGTGCGCCGCCCCTGCTCGAAGGCAAGGTGGCCGGCCCCGGCCCGATGACCGACCCGCTGCCGCAGGCGCTGGTGCTGACGGCCATCGTCATCAGCTTTGGCATGACCGCAGTGGTCGTGATGATGTCGCTTGGCGCTTGGTTCCAATCGGGCAGCGATCGCGTCGATCTGGACGAGGCGGAACCCGCCGCAGAAGCCCCCCAGCCCGAGGGGCGCGCATGA